From one Chloroflexota bacterium genomic stretch:
- a CDS encoding 4Fe-4S dicluster domain-containing protein, translating into MKVKTNMLTTEEVKEKAESLSFDLFGVADPFCAELQRAPEGHKPQDYLPSVKSVIVLGVRVIDSILQTTPSGIYSKHYDTLNELLGSCAYNLVRWPEDKGYRSMTFPETDSYAILWEQYNAGYTGFVPCFNHMAIAVAAGLGKLGACGVVLTPEYGARQRWISVVTEAPLDFGKEIKEEICLEKQAPNSCRKCSEACPIQAINLNTGTDVRRCWINWTELREKGLACGVCIKVCPVGR; encoded by the coding sequence ATGAAGGTAAAAACGAATATGTTAACGACAGAAGAGGTAAAGGAAAAGGCAGAGTCCCTTTCTTTTGACTTATTCGGAGTGGCAGACCCTTTTTGTGCTGAGCTTCAGAGAGCGCCAGAGGGTCATAAACCCCAAGATTACCTTCCCAGCGTTAAGTCTGTCATAGTTTTGGGTGTTAGAGTAATTGACTCGATACTTCAGACGACTCCGAGCGGCATTTACAGCAAACACTATGATACCCTCAACGAGCTGCTAGGCTCTTGTGCTTACAACTTAGTTAGGTGGCCGGAGGATAAGGGCTATCGAAGTATGACCTTCCCTGAGACTGATAGCTACGCAATTCTCTGGGAACAATATAACGCAGGATACACTGGCTTTGTGCCTTGCTTCAATCACATGGCTATAGCCGTTGCAGCAGGATTAGGGAAACTTGGCGCCTGCGGAGTTGTCTTAACCCCAGAATATGGGGCAAGACAAAGATGGATTAGCGTGGTTACAGAAGCTCCTCTGGACTTTGGTAAAGAGATAAAGGAGGAAATTTGCTTAGAGAAGCAAGCACCTAATAGCTGTAGAAAGTGTAGTGAAGCTTGTCCCATACAGGCTATCAACCTTAATACAGGAACAGATGTTAGGAGATGCTGGATTAACTGGACTGAACTACGTGAAAAGGGGTTAGCCTGTGGTGTCTGCATTAAAGTCTGTCCGGTGGGACGCTAG
- the pheT gene encoding phenylalanine--tRNA ligase subunit beta, whose amino-acid sequence MKVPLKWLKEFVDVNLTPEEVADRLTMAGTEAKGIQVIGGRWNNIVVGQIAAVNPHPNADRLRLPTVDLGTGQQTVVCGAPNLNIGDKVAFASVGAELIDGHTGQMTQLKPAKIRGVESSGMVCSEKELGISDNHTEILVLPADAPVGAPLADYLGDAVLDLDVTPNRPDCLCVIGIASEVAALTSQKLQAHEAAYEEAGASIDQNIAVEIIDADLCPRYCASLITGVKIGESPPWMQQRLLACGMRPINNIVDVTNYVMLELGQPLHAFDYELIRGKKIIVRRATEGEILVSLDGTERKLSSNMLVIADAERAVAIAGVMGGANSEVTEDTTSILLEAANFNPASIHYTGQHLSLPSEACMRFERGIRPELTMPALRRATQLIMQLGGGQAAKGVADAYPGKRHPEPIVISTERTKQLLGVEFTADQIISTLTSLGFECQPGASSTEIKATAPYWRSDITQEVDLIEEVARIIGYDKIPTTMLSQSIPPHGPASMLDLERKIRDTLVGFGFQEAITYSLTSLEMLLRLKPQTQKIEPMPARLANPMTAEQEYLRPNLRANLLAILVSNRRHEEVGIRLFELGKIYLPRIKELPDEPEVLCGLLGGSRNNISWLGDGGPLNFFDAKAVLEGLFGKLGISASFKPGNDESFHPTHQAAIVIDDKEIGVIGELHPKVMEAFDLAEAVYLFEINVTELLPFTAEHRMFQSIPRFPATVRDIALIVDIGVSHQQIGDIIEGFSLVKGVTVFDVYSGKQVPAGKKSLAYRITYQSPTHTLTDEEVNKVQEQILKKLSQQLGATLRG is encoded by the coding sequence ATGAAAGTACCGCTCAAGTGGCTCAAGGAATTCGTTGACGTCAATCTGACGCCAGAAGAAGTGGCGGACCGGCTGACTATGGCCGGTACTGAGGCCAAGGGGATACAGGTAATCGGCGGCAGATGGAATAATATTGTGGTCGGCCAGATTGCAGCGGTCAATCCCCATCCCAACGCCGACCGCCTCCGCCTGCCCACGGTTGACCTCGGCACCGGGCAACAGACGGTGGTCTGCGGTGCGCCGAACCTCAACATCGGCGATAAGGTGGCTTTTGCCAGCGTTGGCGCCGAGCTTATCGACGGGCACACCGGACAAATGACCCAGTTGAAGCCGGCCAAAATCCGCGGCGTCGAGTCGAGCGGAATGGTCTGCTCGGAAAAGGAACTCGGCATCTCGGACAATCATACTGAGATTTTAGTTCTGCCCGCCGATGCGCCGGTGGGTGCACCGTTAGCCGATTACCTCGGCGACGCTGTCCTCGACCTGGATGTAACGCCCAACCGGCCCGACTGCCTCTGCGTTATCGGCATCGCCAGTGAGGTGGCGGCATTAACCAGTCAGAAGCTCCAGGCACATGAGGCAGCCTACGAAGAAGCAGGCGCATCAATTGACCAGAACATCGCGGTGGAAATCATTGACGCCGACCTCTGCCCCAGGTACTGCGCCAGCCTCATCACCGGAGTCAAAATCGGGGAGTCCCCGCCATGGATGCAACAGCGACTCCTGGCCTGCGGCATGCGCCCGATTAATAACATTGTCGATGTCACCAACTACGTTATGCTCGAGCTGGGACAGCCCCTGCACGCCTTCGACTATGAGCTGATACGAGGCAAGAAAATCATCGTCCGCCGGGCCACCGAGGGTGAAATTCTTGTCAGTCTGGATGGCACGGAGCGCAAGCTCTCCAGCAACATGCTGGTCATCGCCGATGCCGAGCGGGCGGTAGCCATCGCCGGCGTGATGGGCGGTGCCAACAGTGAGGTCACCGAGGACACGACCTCAATTCTGCTGGAGGCGGCCAATTTCAACCCGGCCAGCATTCACTATACCGGCCAGCATCTGTCTCTGCCCAGCGAAGCCTGCATGCGCTTCGAGCGGGGCATTCGCCCTGAACTGACCATGCCGGCGCTGAGACGGGCCACGCAGTTGATAATGCAACTCGGTGGCGGCCAGGCTGCCAAAGGCGTGGCGGATGCCTACCCGGGAAAACGACACCCGGAGCCAATCGTTATCTCCACGGAACGGACCAAGCAACTCCTCGGCGTGGAATTCACCGCCGACCAGATAATAAGTACTTTGACCTCGCTGGGGTTTGAATGCCAGCCCGGTGCCTCAAGCACCGAGATAAAAGCCACCGCTCCCTACTGGCGCAGCGACATCACACAGGAAGTTGACCTCATTGAAGAGGTCGCCCGCATTATCGGCTATGATAAAATCCCGACGACCATGCTGAGTCAGTCGATACCGCCACACGGTCCGGCGTCCATGCTCGACCTGGAACGCAAGATACGGGATACACTTGTTGGCTTTGGTTTTCAGGAAGCCATAACCTATTCCCTCACCAGCCTGGAAATGCTGCTCAGACTCAAGCCTCAAACCCAGAAGATTGAACCGATGCCGGCCCGCCTGGCCAATCCCATGACCGCAGAGCAGGAATACCTAAGACCCAACCTGCGCGCCAATCTGCTGGCAATCCTGGTCTCAAACCGGAGACATGAAGAAGTCGGTATCCGACTTTTCGAGCTCGGCAAAATTTATCTGCCAAGAATAAAAGAGCTACCCGATGAACCTGAGGTGCTTTGCGGCCTGCTCGGCGGGTCCAGAAACAATATATCCTGGCTCGGCGATGGTGGGCCGCTGAACTTCTTCGATGCCAAGGCTGTGCTGGAGGGATTGTTCGGGAAATTGGGCATTTCTGCCAGCTTCAAGCCGGGTAATGACGAAAGCTTTCACCCAACGCATCAGGCAGCCATTGTCATTGATGATAAAGAAATCGGCGTCATCGGGGAGCTGCACCCCAAGGTAATGGAAGCCTTCGACCTTGCAGAAGCGGTCTACTTGTTTGAAATCAACGTTACTGAACTGCTGCCCTTCACGGCTGAGCACCGTATGTTCCAGTCGATACCACGCTTCCCGGCCACGGTCAGGGACATTGCTTTGATTGTTGATATCGGCGTCAGCCACCAGCAGATAGGTGATATAATCGAAGGTTTCTCACTGGTAAAAGGCGTGACCGTATTTGATGTCTATTCGGGGAAGCAGGTGCCCGCAGGAAAGAAATCGCTCGCCTACCGCATCACCTACCAGTCGCCCACCCACACCCTCACCGACGAAGAGGTAAACAAAGTCCAGGAACAAATCTTGAAGAAGCTGAGCCAGCAGCTGGGCGCCACCTTAAGGGGTTAA
- a CDS encoding proline--tRNA ligase — MRLSQLFGKTQREIPSEADTASHQLLLRAGMIMQVAAGVYSYMPLGWRVLKKIENIIREEMDRAGGQELSMPVLQPVELWQETGRDKSFGKGLFTLLDRRERTLVLGPTHEEVLTQMVSHHVQSYRDLPKLLYQIQTKFRDEPRPRGGLIRVREFIMKDLYSFDVDEAGLDVSYQKMIQAYQNIYDRCFLPTVLVEADSGAIGGKDSHEFMLIAETGEDEVIYCDSCKYAANADKAVSVKRKIGPEEPLPLEEVATPGMKTIEELANFLNMPKDHTLKAVFYVADGQVVFAMIRGDLDVNEVKLQRLLKCTDLHLATEAEVSEAGIAAGYASPMGLKNIKIVADDSVTEGINFVAGGNKPDTHIKNVNYPRDFKADIVADIARAKDGDGCPKCSGTLKSMQGIEIGHVFKLGTFLSTALGANFIDEKGNSHPIIMGCYGIGLGRLLAAAVEHYHDDKGIIWPLSIAPYQVYLCPLYREDANISDTAEKLYADMEKAGLEVLFDDREESPGVKFNDADLLGIPLRVTVSPRTLQSNSVEVKWRSEKEAALVPIDKAVARVKELVKAK, encoded by the coding sequence ATGCGTCTATCACAGTTATTCGGCAAGACACAGCGGGAAATACCATCCGAGGCAGATACGGCCAGCCACCAGCTGCTGCTACGTGCTGGGATGATAATGCAGGTGGCGGCGGGGGTCTACTCCTATATGCCGCTGGGGTGGCGAGTGCTGAAAAAGATTGAGAACATCATCCGCGAGGAGATGGACCGGGCGGGGGGACAGGAACTATCAATGCCCGTGCTCCAGCCCGTTGAGCTCTGGCAGGAGACGGGGAGAGATAAATCTTTTGGCAAGGGGCTTTTCACCCTGCTCGATCGCCGGGAGCGCACCCTTGTCCTGGGGCCGACCCACGAGGAGGTGCTCACCCAGATGGTCAGCCACCACGTCCAGAGCTACCGCGACCTGCCCAAACTGCTCTACCAGATTCAGACCAAGTTCCGCGACGAGCCGAGGCCGCGCGGCGGGCTGATAAGGGTGCGCGAGTTCATCATGAAGGACCTCTACAGCTTCGACGTTGATGAAGCCGGGCTGGACGTGAGCTACCAGAAAATGATACAGGCCTACCAGAATATCTATGACCGCTGCTTCCTGCCCACGGTGCTTGTCGAGGCGGACAGCGGCGCCATCGGCGGCAAGGACTCCCACGAGTTCATGCTCATCGCCGAGACCGGCGAGGACGAGGTTATCTACTGTGATAGCTGTAAATATGCCGCCAATGCCGACAAGGCGGTCAGCGTGAAAAGAAAGATCGGGCCTGAAGAACCGCTGCCGTTGGAGGAGGTGGCCACCCCGGGCATGAAGACCATAGAGGAACTGGCCAACTTTCTGAATATGCCCAAAGACCATACCCTGAAGGCGGTATTTTACGTCGCTGATGGGCAGGTGGTCTTCGCTATGATAAGGGGCGACCTCGATGTCAACGAGGTGAAGCTGCAGCGACTGCTGAAATGCACCGATCTGCACCTGGCCACCGAGGCTGAGGTGAGTGAAGCGGGCATCGCTGCCGGCTACGCTTCGCCGATGGGCCTGAAAAACATAAAGATAGTGGCCGATGATTCGGTGACGGAGGGGATAAACTTCGTTGCCGGCGGCAACAAACCGGACACGCATATCAAGAACGTCAACTACCCGCGCGACTTCAAGGCAGACATCGTGGCCGATATCGCCCGGGCAAAGGACGGTGACGGCTGTCCCAAGTGCTCCGGTACATTGAAATCCATGCAGGGGATTGAAATCGGCCACGTTTTCAAGCTGGGCACTTTTCTCAGCACTGCACTGGGCGCCAACTTCATCGATGAAAAGGGTAACTCCCACCCGATAATCATGGGCTGCTACGGAATAGGGCTGGGAAGGCTGCTGGCTGCCGCCGTTGAGCACTACCACGACGACAAGGGCATTATATGGCCGCTTTCCATCGCGCCCTATCAGGTCTATCTCTGCCCTCTGTACCGTGAAGACGCAAATATATCGGACACTGCTGAAAAGCTATATGCCGATATGGAAAAAGCTGGCCTCGAGGTGCTCTTTGACGACCGTGAGGAGTCCCCCGGCGTCAAGTTCAACGATGCCGACCTGCTGGGAATACCGTTGCGGGTAACGGTCAGCCCGCGCACGCTGCAAAGCAACAGCGTTGAGGTGAAGTGGCGCTCCGAGAAGGAGGCCGCGCTGGTTCCCATTGATAAGGCGGTAGCCAGAGTGAAGGAACTCGTTAAAGCAAAGTGA
- the pheS gene encoding phenylalanine--tRNA ligase subunit alpha — protein MIQQLDELKTKALQELDKIQDVKELESWRVRYLGKKSPLTQILRSLATLPLEERKSAGARANQVKADLENRLQEKEQALRETQLVAGTQREIIDITLPSRPLPTGRLHPITQTLNEIYDIFASMGFQIVEGPDVEWDYYNFEALNIPDEHPSRDTLSTCWVEPKAESGEYNMLLRTHTTAVTARVIEKMSPPIRVIEPGKVYRYEATDATHLPMFHQIDGVAVDRGITMADLKGTLYEFARRFFGEERKVRFRCDFFPFVEPGVEMAIECLTCNGKGCRLCGHSGWIEILGAGMTHPEVLRRGGIDPDAYSSFAFGIGIERLPMLRYGIDDIRLFYGNDLRFLRQF, from the coding sequence ATGATACAGCAGCTTGACGAACTGAAAACAAAGGCGCTCCAGGAACTGGACAAGATACAGGACGTTAAAGAGCTGGAATCATGGCGAGTTCGTTACCTTGGCAAGAAGAGCCCCCTGACTCAGATTCTGCGCAGCCTGGCCACGTTGCCCCTCGAAGAGAGAAAGTCAGCTGGTGCCCGGGCCAATCAGGTCAAGGCTGACCTGGAAAACAGGCTGCAGGAGAAGGAACAAGCCCTGCGAGAGACACAGCTGGTTGCCGGAACACAGCGGGAAATCATTGATATCACCCTGCCCAGTCGCCCACTGCCGACCGGTCGTCTGCACCCCATCACACAGACCCTCAATGAAATTTACGATATCTTTGCCTCCATGGGCTTTCAGATAGTCGAAGGGCCGGACGTAGAGTGGGACTACTATAACTTTGAGGCCCTGAATATTCCCGACGAACACCCTTCTCGCGATACCTTGTCGACCTGCTGGGTAGAGCCGAAGGCCGAGAGCGGTGAGTACAACATGCTCCTCCGCACCCATACCACGGCGGTGACCGCACGCGTCATTGAAAAAATGAGTCCACCCATAAGGGTAATCGAACCGGGCAAGGTCTATCGTTACGAAGCTACGGATGCCACCCACCTTCCCATGTTCCACCAGATCGATGGTGTCGCCGTGGACAGGGGTATCACCATGGCCGACCTTAAAGGTACGCTTTACGAATTTGCCCGCCGCTTTTTCGGCGAGGAGAGAAAGGTGCGTTTCCGCTGCGATTTCTTCCCCTTCGTTGAGCCCGGTGTTGAGATGGCCATAGAATGTCTGACCTGCAACGGGAAAGGGTGCCGGCTCTGCGGACACAGCGGCTGGATAGAAATACTCGGTGCCGGGATGACCCATCCCGAGGTGCTGCGGCGGGGCGGCATCGACCCTGACGCGTACAGCAGCTTCGCCTTCGGCATCGGCATCGAACGCCTGCCCATGCTCCGTTACGGCATTGATGACATCAGGCTTTTTTACGGTAACGACCTCAGATTTTTGAGACAGTTTTAA
- a CDS encoding aromatic ring hydroxylase, with product MALMTPEQFEESLKKQKPRVFMNGKRVADVLENRNTRTVVEANKASYAWALDPRYKDIMTCYSPLVDEIVNRYTHVSASVDDLIKKAEAGTFTAEMLGTCIYRCVGYDAFHALASTTWEMDRDLGTEYHPRFLEYLKTVQRQDLSAAGALTEPRGARSKKTLDWSDPYLSLKVVDKNKDGIVVRGAKINISGAYASHELVVLPQGAHAEGEEDYAIAFATPVDAKGITFVCQYTPYSAEREQADDLEELGNPLYGQRETSMVVFDNVFVPWERVFHCGEYPYSGKLVARFARTHRMTCGGTCKVGFMNQIIGASRLIQEYKGLEKAAHINEQLAEMVVLRETSRACGLEAARRGAEEPPGSGVFLPDELMGNVAKLNVCNAFWRVMALAGDIGGGLIVTLPSLKELKNPEVKNYVEEFYSFGSDEPTENIMKVTKLLQNWTAGLHGVGTWHGAGPVQTQKIMLQRVINYDHEKELVKRQLKLKEKGKKSESKD from the coding sequence ATGGCGCTGATGACGCCGGAGCAGTTCGAGGAGAGCCTGAAAAAACAGAAGCCGCGCGTGTTCATGAACGGGAAAAGGGTGGCGGATGTCCTGGAGAACAGGAACACGCGCACCGTGGTGGAGGCGAACAAAGCCAGCTACGCCTGGGCCCTAGACCCCAGGTATAAAGATATCATGACCTGCTATTCGCCGCTGGTTGATGAGATTGTCAATCGCTATACCCACGTGAGCGCCAGCGTTGATGACCTTATCAAAAAGGCGGAGGCGGGGACCTTCACCGCCGAGATGCTCGGGACGTGCATCTACCGCTGCGTTGGCTACGACGCCTTTCATGCCCTGGCGAGCACCACCTGGGAGATGGACCGCGACCTCGGCACCGAATACCACCCGAGGTTTCTGGAATACCTGAAGACGGTGCAGCGTCAGGACTTGTCTGCGGCCGGCGCCCTCACCGAACCGAGGGGAGCGAGAAGTAAAAAAACACTGGACTGGTCCGACCCGTATCTTTCCTTAAAGGTGGTGGATAAAAACAAGGATGGCATCGTGGTGCGGGGGGCCAAAATCAACATCAGCGGCGCCTACGCCAGCCACGAGCTCGTGGTACTGCCCCAGGGCGCCCATGCCGAGGGTGAGGAAGACTACGCCATCGCCTTTGCCACGCCGGTGGATGCTAAAGGTATCACTTTTGTCTGCCAGTACACGCCCTATTCCGCAGAAAGAGAGCAGGCGGATGACCTTGAAGAGCTGGGTAATCCACTCTACGGCCAGCGCGAGACGTCAATGGTCGTCTTTGACAACGTCTTTGTGCCCTGGGAGCGCGTTTTTCACTGCGGCGAATATCCCTATTCCGGTAAACTGGTGGCCCGCTTTGCCCGGACGCACCGTATGACCTGCGGCGGGACGTGCAAGGTGGGCTTCATGAACCAGATTATCGGTGCATCAAGGCTGATTCAGGAATACAAAGGCCTGGAGAAAGCGGCCCACATCAACGAGCAACTGGCGGAAATGGTGGTGCTGCGGGAGACCAGTCGGGCCTGCGGCCTGGAGGCGGCGCGCCGCGGTGCAGAAGAACCTCCCGGCTCTGGCGTGTTCCTGCCCGACGAGTTGATGGGCAACGTGGCCAAGCTCAATGTCTGCAACGCTTTCTGGCGGGTGATGGCGCTGGCCGGAGATATAGGGGGAGGGCTTATTGTTACCCTGCCCTCGTTGAAGGAGCTGAAAAACCCCGAGGTCAAGAATTACGTGGAGGAGTTCTACAGCTTCGGCTCTGACGAGCCGACGGAAAACATCATGAAGGTTACAAAACTTCTGCAGAACTGGACGGCGGGGTTGCACGGCGTTGGAACCTGGCATGGCGCTGGGCCGGTGCAGACTCAGAAAATCATGCTGCAGCGGGTCATCAACTACGACCACGAGAAAGAGCTGGTCAAGCGACAATTGAAGCTCAAGGAAAAGGGCAAGAAATCAGAATCCAAAGATTAA
- the rseP gene encoding RIP metalloprotease RseP, with translation MEAFITVIAFLGVLVVLIIAHEFGHYITAKASGVTVEEVGIGFPPRLLSLKRGGTIYSLNAIPLGGFVKMAGEEDPKVAGSLASKSIPVRLLAFSAGSLMNLLLPLLLFSVAFMVPHNIVYGQVQVDEVSANSPAARAGIVTGDTILEVNGQKVNNIGDLQRPVQLNLGREIAVLVEHADASTEEVRVVPRWQPPEGEGAIGVAVRMVSPTVVRQSYPFWRAIPMGVRECIDTFVLFKNGIIGLIIGSVPRIVAGPVGIAQITGEVAQAGLSPLLEFAAFLSINLAIINLLPLPALDGGRIAFVFLEWVRRGRRVPARIEGMIHMAGFALLITFILLVTYQDIIRIVSGESLLP, from the coding sequence ATGGAAGCGTTCATCACCGTAATTGCTTTCCTGGGAGTGCTGGTGGTGCTGATTATCGCCCACGAATTCGGGCACTATATCACTGCTAAAGCCTCGGGGGTCACGGTAGAGGAGGTCGGCATCGGTTTTCCGCCCCGACTGCTTTCGTTAAAGCGCGGTGGAACCATATACTCGCTGAATGCGATACCGCTGGGAGGCTTTGTCAAGATGGCCGGCGAAGAAGACCCCAAGGTTGCCGGAAGCCTCGCCAGCAAGAGCATCCCGGTCAGACTGCTGGCATTCAGCGCCGGTTCGCTGATGAACCTGCTATTGCCCCTGCTCCTCTTCTCGGTGGCATTTATGGTCCCACATAATATTGTCTACGGACAGGTGCAGGTCGATGAGGTATCTGCGAACTCGCCGGCGGCCAGGGCCGGCATCGTTACCGGAGACACTATCCTTGAGGTAAACGGGCAGAAAGTCAATAACATTGGCGATTTGCAGCGCCCTGTCCAGCTCAACCTGGGTCGGGAGATTGCCGTCCTCGTCGAGCATGCCGATGCCTCAACTGAGGAAGTGAGGGTAGTACCGCGCTGGCAGCCACCGGAAGGTGAAGGCGCCATTGGCGTTGCCGTGAGAATGGTTTCCCCAACGGTCGTCCGGCAGAGCTATCCCTTCTGGAGAGCGATACCGATGGGCGTGCGGGAGTGCATTGACACTTTCGTCCTCTTCAAAAACGGCATTATCGGCCTGATTATCGGCAGCGTACCCAGGATTGTCGCCGGGCCGGTGGGCATCGCACAGATAACCGGCGAGGTAGCCCAGGCGGGGCTCAGCCCGCTGCTTGAGTTCGCAGCCTTCCTGAGCATCAATCTGGCCATCATCAACCTTCTCCCCCTGCCCGCGCTGGACGGCGGGAGGATAGCGTTTGTTTTCCTGGAGTGGGTGCGACGCGGCAGGCGAGTGCCGGCCAGAATCGAGGGGATGATTCATATGGCCGGCTTTGCCTTGCTTATCACGTTTATCCTGCTCGTTACCTATCAGGATATCATCCGCATCGTCAGCGGCGAGAGCCTGCTGCCATGA
- the ispG gene encoding flavodoxin-dependent (E)-4-hydroxy-3-methylbut-2-enyl-diphosphate synthase, which yields MIKRRISKQINIGGVAIGGGAPVVVQSMTSTDTRDVRATIKQIRELEEVDCELVRVAVPDAEAARAIIEIKKGIQIPLIADIHFDYRLALMALEAGVDGLRLNPGNIGEAEKVKAVAVAAKERSVPIRIGVNAGSLPKTKNPDLSVAERMVEAALEQIRLLESLDFDLIKISLKAFDVPTMIEAYQSIAKKIPYPLHLGVTEAGTPKKGVIRSAVGIGTLLYMGIGDTIRVSLTAHPREEVIAGYEILKSLNLRQHGPVLVSCPSCGRAEVDIVKLAEEVEEQLLKITRPVKVAVMGCVVNGPGEAKDADVGIACGKGKGVIFRKGKKVAVVEEKDFLSALMREVEGL from the coding sequence ATGATAAAAAGACGCATTTCCAAGCAGATTAATATCGGCGGGGTGGCAATAGGAGGCGGTGCACCGGTTGTGGTGCAGTCGATGACCAGCACGGACACCCGCGATGTAAGGGCGACCATAAAACAGATAAGAGAGCTTGAAGAAGTCGACTGCGAGCTGGTGCGGGTGGCTGTGCCCGATGCCGAAGCCGCCCGGGCGATAATTGAAATTAAAAAAGGCATCCAAATTCCTCTCATTGCCGATATCCACTTTGACTATAGATTAGCGCTGATGGCGCTGGAGGCGGGCGTCGATGGGCTGCGCCTGAACCCGGGCAATATCGGCGAGGCGGAGAAGGTGAAGGCGGTGGCGGTGGCGGCCAAAGAGAGGAGTGTGCCCATCCGCATCGGGGTGAACGCCGGCAGCCTGCCGAAAACAAAGAATCCAGATTTAAGCGTTGCCGAGAGGATGGTCGAGGCAGCTTTAGAGCAGATACGGCTGCTGGAGAGCCTCGACTTCGACCTGATAAAGATATCGCTGAAAGCGTTTGACGTGCCGACAATGATTGAGGCCTACCAGAGCATTGCCAAGAAGATACCTTATCCATTGCACCTGGGCGTTACCGAGGCGGGCACGCCGAAGAAAGGCGTTATCCGCAGCGCGGTGGGCATCGGCACTCTGCTTTATATGGGCATCGGCGATACCATCCGCGTTTCATTGACCGCCCATCCCCGCGAGGAGGTCATCGCCGGCTACGAGATTTTGAAGAGCCTGAACCTGCGCCAGCACGGCCCGGTACTGGTCAGCTGCCCCTCCTGTGGTCGGGCGGAAGTTGATATAGTAAAATTGGCGGAAGAGGTGGAAGAGCAGCTTTTAAAGATAACCAGGCCGGTAAAGGTGGCGGTGATGGGCTGCGTGGTCAACGGCCCCGGCGAGGCCAAAGACGCCGACGTCGGCATCGCCTGCGGGAAGGGGAAAGGTGTTATCTTCAGGAAGGGAAAAAAGGTGGCGGTGGTGGAGGAAAAAGACTTCTTGAGCGCGTTGATGAGGGAAGTAGAAGGACTTTGA
- a CDS encoding 1-deoxy-D-xylulose-5-phosphate reductoisomerase produces the protein MVDSIKRVAVLGSTGSIGRQTLDVIRALPQRFQVVGLAAGKNLELLAEQVQEFKPEFIGCPPENDDIDKLRGLVDIKSDLLPLDEVAAHPDADIAVIATSGKAGLRPTLAALRAGKNIALANKESLVSAGEIITGEAKKSGARILPVDSEHSAIWQCLNGENQEAARIILTASGGPFRRLSPEQLKEVTVAQALQHPSWKMGKKVTVDSATLMNKGLEVIEAHWLFHMPYDRIDVLIHPQSIIHSMVEFIDGSIKAQLSYPDMRLPIQYALSYPERFINPQLPRIDWSLVRSLDFEPPDYDKFPCLRLAIEAGRWGGTYPAALCAADEVAVELFLDGRILFTDIASSIERTLEQHQSISKPGLEEIEAADNWARETLLKTISGVK, from the coding sequence ATGGTTGACTCAATAAAGCGGGTGGCCGTTCTCGGCTCCACCGGCTCCATTGGCCGGCAAACGCTTGATGTTATCAGGGCATTGCCACAGCGATTTCAGGTGGTCGGGCTGGCGGCGGGGAAAAACCTGGAACTGCTCGCCGAACAGGTTCAAGAGTTCAAGCCGGAATTCATCGGCTGCCCACCGGAAAATGATGACATTGATAAATTAAGAGGATTAGTTGACATAAAAAGTGATTTATTGCCCCTGGATGAGGTGGCGGCACATCCGGATGCAGACATAGCGGTCATTGCCACTTCCGGAAAGGCGGGGCTGAGGCCGACGCTGGCAGCGTTGCGGGCGGGCAAAAATATAGCGCTGGCCAATAAAGAATCGCTGGTCTCGGCGGGTGAGATTATCACCGGTGAAGCAAAGAAAAGCGGCGCCCGGATTCTGCCCGTTGACAGTGAGCACAGTGCCATATGGCAGTGTCTCAACGGTGAAAATCAAGAAGCAGCGAGGATAATTCTGACGGCGTCGGGTGGACCGTTTCGTCGGCTTTCACCAGAGCAATTGAAAGAGGTAACGGTGGCGCAGGCATTGCAGCACCCCTCGTGGAAGATGGGGAAAAAGGTGACCGTAGACTCGGCGACGCTGATGAACAAGGGGCTGGAGGTGATTGAAGCGCACTGGCTTTTCCATATGCCATACGACCGCATTGACGTGCTCATCCATCCCCAGAGCATCATTCATTCCATGGTGGAGTTCATCGATGGCTCAATCAAGGCTCAGCTGAGTTATCCGGATATGCGCCTGCCCATTCAATATGCCCTGTCCTATCCGGAACGATTTATAAATCCCCAGCTCCCCCGGATTGACTGGAGCCTGGTGAGGAGCCTGGATTTTGAACCCCCTGATTACGATAAATTCCCCTGCCTGCGACTGGCAATCGAGGCTGGGAGGTGGGGAGGGACATACCCGGCAGCGCTCTGCGCTGCCGATGAGGTAGCTGTTGAACTTTTCCTCGACGGGCGCATTCTGTTTACGGATATTGCCAGTTCCATCGAGCGGACGCTGGAGCAGCACCAGTCTATCAGTAAACCAGGCCTTGAGGAAATCGAGGCGGCGGATAACTGGGCCAGGGAGACATTGCTCAAAACGATAAGCGGAGTTAAGTAA